The genomic DNA CCGAACTCGGCGGCGTGGACTTCCTGCACGGGACCTTCACCACCCACGCCTTCGCCCGCCACACCCATGACACCTACAGCATCGGCCTGCTCGCGCAGGGAGCCATGACCTTCGAGTGCCGGGGAGCCACCCACACCTTGCGGCCCGGAGTGATCGGCCTGATTCACCCGGATGAGGTACACACCGGGCACGCAGAGACCCGGGACGGGTGGACGTACCGGAACTTCTACCCGGACGCTGGGCTGCTGCACGGCGCGTTCGTGCCCCTGGGGAGCCCGGCAGACCTACTGCCACGCCTGCCCGTCGTGATCGATGATCCCGTCGTCTTCCACGCGCTCGTGACCGCCCACCGGGCTTTCGAGGAGCACGGGTCGAGCCTCGCGCGCGAGTCCCTGATGCGCGAGGCCCTCACGGGCCTCGTCCTCCGGCACGCGTCAGGGCCAACCACATTACCCGCAGTGGGGCAAGAACTTTACGCGCTGCATCTCGTGCGCGCGGTCCTCGAAGATGACTTCGCGCGCAACGTCACCCTCGACGAACTCGCCCGTCGCACCGAACTCAACGAGTTCACGTTGCTGCGCGCCTTCCGCCGCGCTTACGGGCTACCCCCACACGCCTACCAAATTCAGGTGCGGCTGCGCCACGCCAAACGTTTTCTGCGTGGGGGCGAAACGGTTGCCCAGGCCGCATTCAGAGCGGGCTTCGCGGACCAGAGCCACTTCGGGCGGCATTTCCGCCGCACCTTCGGCGTGACCCCCGGGCAGTACCGTCTGGGCGTCAA from Deinococcus planocerae includes the following:
- a CDS encoding helix-turn-helix transcriptional regulator is translated as MPRVRVQSWRAPELGGVDFLHGTFTTHAFARHTHDTYSIGLLAQGAMTFECRGATHTLRPGVIGLIHPDEVHTGHAETRDGWTYRNFYPDAGLLHGAFVPLGSPADLLPRLPVVIDDPVVFHALVTAHRAFEEHGSSLARESLMREALTGLVLRHASGPTTLPAVGQELYALHLVRAVLEDDFARNVTLDELARRTELNEFTLLRAFRRAYGLPPHAYQIQVRLRHAKRFLRGGETVAQAAFRAGFADQSHFGRHFRRTFGVTPGQYRLGVKNVLAP